One genomic window of Polyangium aurulentum includes the following:
- a CDS encoding beta-propeller domain-containing protein, with the protein MRSTIDGRTAARTSFVAALLMIFGPGCAGSDGEAGERTGENAEALKGPVSFLSADDFPEVYGEEEEEEEEEEEEGASAMKSLEEDDREIGKGDIYRVLGDGYLLNLNVYRGLQVIDIKNPAAPAIVARLPLNGTPFDIHVRDNRAVVLVNDWYGYKADANKIAAQRFSGGALLEIDITNRTAPQIVSEHNVPGFIRVAERYSDAATDTLYIAAAQDGRLYVKPNGERVTRQGTVLESFELTSSALVGKSELVLDGQVGAMAASSTGLLVSRTSKHYWGQPSLVSIVDISGPNGAMTLRGSVTAAEGVRAPLYMDLRNNQLRVLTGPSYAGNTSKSCRLQTWNVSDPDSPVSVDVEDFSAGRVLSSAAFLDDRAFVSTSYGTDGAFHAFSIDPSGNIDEKNEITTTSKRNISLRPVLGSSRLIGIEKEDLTLAVGLYDGTNLTNPNPLLTKSRSKWTTEFYGGGHNQKTFWYTVLENAVNVQAPTGETETGLVLLPFRGIELNNWQTPHQAGVEIFTFSSTTVTRRGFLSHQDSDVQHVLRADPSTGVTLSDSELHLHDTTNLDSPANEGYLALAPDNLALLRFGNHRVRVRKREESGNPSSAIKPAVVDVLPAVGNIEKAAPLASIDVRTGADYFKVGNMLVVSSPRLIPSDIEVYDLSDPLHPQSVGTGHVSMPSSGYGPWPTIHVTNKSLAFVYTEQFTSYVGDYQACVWLPLEDWSSCPGQEGCTYWVGERSCQTPDGGQQYCSGGFAQCTDHVGADSTCVPVPFNQAQPHLMGGCDFGPGYRTYKRFTVRVIDLSNPASPTLLPAITLPSAEEAVSALSDGDDLFLTVKEPAVSPTDPRPHAKYSIRRIDLSQPSQPVVAAAINVPGELLAVDGDTIFTRDRVWGDFRSPDAAVAKLKLENGLAVLQNYQHFTGREVASIVIDDKNRPVVTHSQALRPYWWNNFASTWDPKTKVTILKPEAGIGVNGFKVLGDKPIQPWMNLVGASQQRLFFAVPGGTLIVDADKPKKLKAQAFFFAPDILNQVQFDRRILPSIDGNELVLPAGRIGIHQLDLASTYLP; encoded by the coding sequence ATGAGATCAACAATCGATGGACGCACGGCAGCCCGCACGAGCTTCGTGGCGGCGCTGCTCATGATTTTCGGCCCAGGGTGCGCGGGGAGCGATGGCGAGGCCGGGGAGCGTACGGGCGAAAACGCAGAGGCGTTGAAGGGACCCGTCTCTTTCCTGTCCGCAGACGACTTCCCCGAGGTCTATGGCGAGGAAGAGGAGGAGGAAGAGGAAGAAGAAGAGGAGGGAGCGAGCGCGATGAAGTCGCTCGAGGAGGACGATCGCGAGATCGGCAAGGGCGACATCTACCGGGTCCTCGGCGATGGCTACCTCCTGAACCTGAACGTCTACCGGGGCCTGCAGGTCATCGACATCAAAAATCCCGCGGCGCCTGCGATCGTCGCGCGGCTGCCGCTGAACGGGACCCCGTTCGACATCCACGTGCGCGACAACCGCGCCGTCGTGCTGGTGAACGACTGGTACGGCTACAAGGCCGACGCGAACAAGATCGCCGCGCAGCGATTCTCGGGCGGGGCCCTGCTCGAGATCGACATCACCAATCGCACGGCCCCCCAGATCGTCTCCGAGCACAACGTCCCGGGCTTCATCCGCGTGGCCGAGCGCTATAGCGATGCCGCTACGGACACGCTCTACATCGCTGCCGCTCAGGACGGCAGGTTGTACGTGAAGCCGAATGGCGAGCGCGTCACCCGCCAGGGGACCGTGCTCGAGAGCTTCGAGCTGACCTCGAGCGCGCTCGTCGGGAAGAGCGAGCTGGTGCTCGACGGTCAGGTGGGCGCCATGGCGGCGAGCAGCACCGGGCTCCTCGTGTCGCGCACGTCCAAGCATTACTGGGGGCAGCCGAGCCTGGTCTCGATCGTCGACATCTCTGGCCCCAATGGGGCGATGACCCTGCGCGGCAGCGTCACGGCGGCAGAGGGCGTTCGAGCGCCGCTCTACATGGATCTGCGCAACAACCAGCTCCGGGTCCTGACCGGTCCGTCGTACGCCGGCAACACCTCGAAATCGTGCCGCTTGCAGACGTGGAACGTGTCGGACCCGGACAGCCCCGTCTCGGTCGACGTGGAGGATTTCAGCGCTGGCAGGGTGCTCAGCAGCGCGGCTTTCCTCGACGACAGGGCCTTCGTGAGCACCAGTTATGGCACGGATGGAGCCTTCCACGCCTTCTCGATCGACCCGTCCGGCAACATCGACGAGAAGAACGAGATCACCACGACATCCAAGCGAAACATCAGCCTCCGCCCGGTCCTCGGCAGCAGCCGCCTCATCGGGATCGAGAAAGAAGACCTGACGCTCGCGGTGGGCCTCTACGACGGCACCAACCTGACGAACCCCAATCCGCTCCTCACCAAGTCCAGGTCGAAATGGACCACCGAGTTCTACGGCGGGGGCCACAACCAGAAGACGTTCTGGTACACCGTGCTCGAGAATGCCGTCAACGTGCAGGCGCCGACTGGGGAGACGGAGACCGGCCTCGTATTGCTGCCCTTCAGAGGCATCGAATTGAACAACTGGCAGACCCCCCACCAGGCGGGCGTGGAGATCTTCACCTTCTCGAGCACGACGGTGACGCGCCGCGGGTTCTTGAGCCACCAGGACAGCGACGTTCAACACGTGCTCCGCGCCGACCCGAGCACCGGGGTGACCCTCTCCGATTCGGAGCTCCATCTCCACGACACGACGAACCTCGATAGCCCGGCGAACGAGGGCTATCTCGCGCTAGCCCCGGACAACCTGGCGCTCCTGCGGTTCGGCAACCATCGCGTGCGCGTGCGCAAGCGCGAGGAGTCTGGCAACCCTTCCAGCGCGATCAAGCCGGCGGTCGTGGATGTGCTCCCCGCGGTCGGGAACATCGAGAAGGCGGCCCCGCTGGCGAGCATCGACGTGCGGACGGGCGCGGATTACTTCAAGGTCGGCAACATGCTCGTCGTGTCGTCACCGAGGTTGATCCCGTCCGATATCGAGGTGTACGACCTCTCCGACCCCCTCCATCCCCAGAGCGTGGGGACGGGCCACGTGAGCATGCCGTCCTCGGGCTATGGTCCGTGGCCCACCATCCACGTCACGAACAAGTCGCTCGCGTTCGTGTACACGGAGCAATTCACGAGCTACGTCGGCGATTATCAGGCGTGCGTGTGGCTTCCCCTGGAGGATTGGTCGAGCTGCCCCGGCCAGGAGGGCTGCACATACTGGGTCGGCGAACGCTCGTGCCAGACGCCCGACGGAGGCCAGCAGTATTGCAGCGGCGGGTTTGCCCAGTGCACCGATCACGTCGGCGCCGATTCCACCTGCGTGCCCGTCCCCTTCAACCAGGCACAGCCTCACCTCATGGGCGGCTGCGATTTCGGACCGGGGTACCGCACCTACAAGCGATTCACGGTCCGCGTGATCGATCTGTCGAATCCCGCGAGCCCGACCCTCCTGCCCGCCATCACGCTCCCGAGCGCGGAAGAGGCCGTGAGCGCGCTCTCGGACGGCGACGACCTGTTCCTCACGGTCAAGGAGCCGGCCGTATCGCCGACCGATCCGCGCCCGCACGCGAAGTATTCGATCAGGCGCATCGACCTGTCGCAGCCCTCGCAGCCCGTCGTCGCCGCGGCGATCAACGTGCCCGGCGAGCTTCTGGCGGTCGACGGCGACACGATCTTCACCCGCGACAGGGTCTGGGGCGACTTCCGCTCCCCGGACGCGGCCGTCGCAAAGCTGAAGCTCGAGAACGGCCTGGCCGTGCTCCAGAACTATCAGCATTTCACCGGCCGGGAGGTCGCCTCGATCGTCATCGACGACAAGAACCGGCCCGTGGTCACCCATAGCCAGGCCCTGAGGCCCTACTGGTGGAACAACTTCGCCAGCACCTGGGATCCCAAGACCAAAGTGACCATCCTGAAGCCCGAGGCCGGCATCGGCGTCAATGGCTTCAAGGTGCTCGGGGACAAGCCGATCCAGCCGTGGATGAACCTCGTCGGGGCCTCGCAGCAGCGCCTCTTCTTCGCGGTCCCGGGCGGCACGCTGATCGTCGATGCCGACAAACCCAAGAAGCTGAAGGCGCAGGCCTTCTTCTTCGCCCCCGACATCCTCAATCAGGTGCAGTTCGACCGGCGCATCCTGCCTTCGATCGACGGCAATGAACTCGTGCTCCCGGCCGGGCGCATCGGCATCCACCAGCTCGATCTGGCGAGCACCTACCTGCCCTGA
- a CDS encoding radical SAM protein has protein sequence MRSLPLYREAGPPPLPASSRTPGALPAAILSLHSHRDRSFLDDVALHHLSGALRATGLANDLVVAYLPPGAEDRQRADFDRLVDALRPYPTILYERVWSAHLVARLRAALPEATLVRLVGEHDLSGAPADHVCQSEPRAVVDLLLALTGRAPSGEPPPRYAPNLRPIYATAEARPRFVSFPITGNVGCPYQADARTNPLFEGARIPEGRGRGCAFCTTGNHYEHKPKDEALDWALTQLRYLRANAPEIGALVLRDQNPFYYLTELVEAAEREKLGPFTLLLESRADWFLQNAGRFTRALASAQRSSIVLAPFLVGVESFSQAELDRFNKGTSAETNVRFLEALRRWNADYAPAMDLSHAAFGFILFTPWTTLADLRTNLDAIRKTGMHELRGHLLLSRARLYPDTALYWLAERDGLLADAYARPEDDASARYGYLPARPFRFQDGRAGRVAELAGEAIARHGGRDEPALLETLLALVGSAADPALVTLEDVERAMGMTGRGHGRDVARTPGVRFRDPPGVEEEAARLKQKIAETLVNAKVLPVHLPAFGLSLLDVAADNRGIDLILGPKDPVARLRLVWDKPKGAASVTVQETAPEARRWARAFEIMAARVEKAATAERFERAMEHAKQLARLPVGVPLGFFRQLVAGVEPPEGLVRAGFLCNQDCGMCWQGRDWGRYGPDQVVRWIEDLAAAGARAIILSGGEPTLDPDLFRYLDRARALGFTSITLETNAIQAGKPGYAARLAAAGITGAFVSLHSPDPAVSDAITRAPGTHERTVRGVRALLEAGVPVILNAVMTAEGLDTLGDLPDFIHATFGGHPKLTSLMISYPTEPFDRTLVPAIVPDPARLRVALGRAIDRAMELGIAVRGLDGPCGPPLCAFGADSRVISGKPIPAPVEFRRHLPACDGCAVKSACFGVRHVDVERFGEGCVAPLARAPEGARR, from the coding sequence ATGCGATCCCTACCGCTCTACCGCGAGGCGGGCCCGCCGCCGCTCCCTGCGAGCTCCCGCACGCCCGGGGCGCTCCCAGCGGCCATCCTGAGCCTCCACAGCCACCGCGACCGCTCCTTCCTCGACGACGTGGCCCTGCACCACCTCTCGGGCGCGCTGCGCGCCACGGGGCTCGCGAACGACCTGGTCGTCGCCTACCTGCCCCCAGGCGCCGAGGACCGTCAAAGGGCCGACTTCGACCGGCTCGTCGACGCGCTCCGCCCCTACCCGACGATCCTCTACGAGCGCGTCTGGAGCGCGCACCTCGTCGCCCGCCTGCGCGCCGCCCTGCCGGAGGCGACGCTCGTGCGCCTCGTCGGCGAGCACGACCTCTCCGGCGCGCCCGCCGATCACGTCTGTCAGAGCGAGCCGCGCGCGGTCGTGGATCTGCTCCTCGCCCTCACGGGCCGCGCGCCGAGCGGCGAGCCCCCTCCCCGCTACGCGCCCAACCTGCGCCCGATCTACGCGACGGCGGAGGCGCGACCGCGCTTCGTCTCGTTCCCGATCACGGGCAACGTGGGTTGCCCTTACCAGGCCGACGCGCGGACGAACCCGCTCTTCGAGGGCGCGCGCATCCCCGAGGGCCGCGGGCGCGGGTGCGCGTTCTGCACCACGGGAAACCATTACGAGCACAAACCGAAGGACGAGGCGCTCGACTGGGCGCTCACGCAGCTCCGCTACCTGCGCGCCAACGCGCCCGAGATTGGCGCGCTCGTCCTGCGCGACCAGAACCCGTTCTATTACCTCACCGAGCTCGTCGAGGCCGCCGAGCGGGAAAAACTCGGGCCCTTCACGCTCCTGCTCGAGTCGCGCGCCGACTGGTTTCTCCAGAACGCGGGCCGGTTCACGCGCGCGCTCGCCTCCGCGCAAAGGTCGTCGATCGTCCTCGCGCCATTCCTCGTCGGCGTGGAGAGCTTCTCCCAGGCCGAGCTCGATCGTTTCAACAAGGGCACCTCGGCCGAGACGAACGTGCGCTTCCTCGAGGCCCTGCGCCGCTGGAACGCCGATTACGCGCCCGCGATGGATCTTTCGCACGCGGCGTTCGGCTTCATCCTCTTCACGCCCTGGACCACGCTCGCCGATCTGCGGACGAACCTCGACGCCATCCGCAAGACGGGCATGCACGAGCTGCGCGGACACCTGCTCCTGTCGCGCGCGCGGCTCTATCCGGACACGGCCCTGTACTGGCTCGCCGAGCGCGACGGGCTCCTCGCCGACGCCTATGCGCGCCCCGAGGACGACGCGAGCGCGCGCTACGGATACCTGCCCGCCCGCCCCTTCCGCTTCCAGGACGGGCGCGCAGGCCGCGTCGCCGAGCTCGCCGGGGAGGCCATCGCCCGCCACGGGGGCCGCGACGAGCCCGCCCTGCTCGAGACGCTCCTCGCCCTCGTCGGCAGCGCGGCCGATCCTGCGCTCGTGACGCTCGAGGACGTCGAGCGCGCGATGGGCATGACGGGCCGCGGCCACGGCCGCGACGTGGCGCGGACGCCGGGCGTTCGATTCCGCGATCCGCCAGGCGTCGAGGAAGAGGCCGCGCGCCTGAAGCAGAAGATCGCCGAGACGCTCGTCAACGCGAAGGTTCTGCCCGTGCACCTGCCCGCGTTTGGTTTGTCGCTGCTCGACGTCGCCGCGGACAACCGCGGCATCGATCTGATCCTCGGACCAAAGGATCCAGTGGCGCGGCTGCGGCTCGTCTGGGACAAACCCAAGGGCGCGGCGAGCGTGACCGTGCAGGAGACGGCGCCCGAGGCGCGCAGGTGGGCGCGGGCTTTCGAGATCATGGCAGCGCGCGTGGAAAAGGCGGCGACGGCCGAGCGCTTCGAGCGCGCGATGGAGCACGCAAAGCAGCTCGCGCGGCTGCCCGTGGGCGTGCCGCTCGGCTTCTTCCGGCAGCTCGTGGCCGGCGTCGAGCCGCCCGAGGGCCTCGTTCGCGCGGGGTTCCTCTGCAACCAGGATTGCGGCATGTGCTGGCAAGGCCGCGACTGGGGCCGCTACGGGCCCGATCAGGTGGTGCGCTGGATCGAGGATCTCGCGGCCGCCGGCGCGCGGGCGATCATCCTCTCCGGCGGCGAGCCCACGCTCGATCCCGACCTCTTCCGTTACCTCGATCGCGCGCGCGCGCTCGGCTTCACGTCGATCACGCTGGAGACCAACGCCATCCAGGCCGGCAAGCCTGGCTATGCCGCGCGCCTCGCCGCCGCCGGGATCACCGGCGCATTCGTTTCGCTGCACAGCCCCGATCCCGCCGTCTCCGACGCGATCACGCGGGCGCCGGGCACGCACGAGCGCACGGTGCGCGGCGTCCGGGCGCTGCTCGAGGCGGGCGTGCCCGTGATCTTGAACGCGGTGATGACGGCCGAAGGTCTCGACACGCTCGGCGACCTGCCCGATTTCATCCACGCGACGTTCGGCGGGCACCCGAAGCTCACGAGCCTGATGATCTCTTACCCGACCGAGCCGTTCGACAGGACCCTCGTCCCCGCCATCGTGCCCGATCCGGCGCGGCTGCGCGTCGCGCTTGGCAGGGCCATCGACAGGGCGATGGAGCTGGGGATCGCGGTGCGGGGCCTCGATGGGCCTTGCGGGCCGCCGCTCTGCGCGTTCGGCGCGGACAGCAGGGTCATCTCGGGCAAACCCATCCCCGCGCCGGTCGAGTTCCGCAGGCACCTGCCCGCGTGCGATGGTTGCGCGGTGAAATCAGCCTGCTTCGGGGTACGTCACGTGGACGTGGAGCGCTTCGGCGAGGGGTGTGTCGCGCCGCTCGCCCGCGCACCCGAGGGGGCGCGGCGCTAG
- a CDS encoding helix-turn-helix domain-containing protein, translating to MPRRTVPDPFATQVGSRIRELRLERGMSLAELADASELSKGHLSSVEHGLAAITIQTIARLARGLALPPLYLLTFPGEDERAHSAELVRKLPMDQVGKLRRQLQVQLGLRKK from the coding sequence ATGCCCCGACGAACCGTTCCGGATCCCTTTGCTACGCAGGTCGGCTCGCGCATCCGCGAGCTCCGCCTCGAACGAGGCATGTCCCTGGCCGAGCTCGCCGACGCGAGCGAGCTGTCGAAAGGCCATCTCTCGAGCGTCGAGCACGGGCTCGCCGCCATCACCATCCAGACGATCGCCCGCCTCGCGCGTGGCCTCGCTTTGCCTCCGCTGTACCTGCTGACGTTCCCCGGGGAGGACGAGCGGGCTCACTCGGCGGAGCTGGTCCGCAAGCTGCCGATGGATCAGGTGGGCAAGCTCCGACGCCAGCTTCAAGTGCAGCTCGGACTTCGCAAGAAGTAG
- a CDS encoding radical SAM protein — protein MTRASAGSVEASVLLEPGCNLACPVCDCRLAPAARSKSDGLPRELGRGGGVLELRGEASAQKDLARAVTRAREGGWSTLRVRTNGIAFATPERAAALRRLGVDGVVFFLASDKPAIHDAIARVRGAHAAGLRGLSTLAAEGLDVTLEIPVLDPSLQDLRATLALALRSAPRARSLRLYSPAALRPVDGKAPRELAPPRWDRVRPALLATVALAREAGLAMALSERDGIPLCALAEDESSIPEAIFADRGSRPIPRRETSSLGPACATCSAASVCPGTTRRYLDTHGDRGLVPFARAPRGLRRAGARWDEERKSAAQRAFFVVLRPTVHCNQDCWFCSANETSQNVEADPGRMMRRIARLARTGAQQVSFSGGEPTLSRHLVDYVEVARRSGIERVELVSNAVLLDRPEKVEALVRAGLTHLFVSLHAHDEALSRLETRKVGDHARTVRALHLFARHEHVRIDVNHVVSAHNYRSLVRFVEWLHDEFGTRIGVSFAWVTPQYRALEHVGRLVPRYTEAMPFLKRAIARAVELGIDVVVGSRQGVPPCQLDELLPWSDVLSAVSGALAEDKPQKQKDPACERCRLDLVCTGVWKPYAALHGTAELRPLPGDKISPEEATRQAERVRFEIEGGYPAALRFGDGRIPRSAEIPLPDRSNHLRLPVLPPDDDRIVRDGRTTDRSVSLGRTIRVALVGSGPRAMALARAVTRSPGLSLAAVASPHAPDKDLPEIGPDIARIRDLDALPADVEALVIASSTATHAEVARQALARGMVCLVEKPLASSLPEAEALAAEGGDRLIVAHQLRAAGGVAEIVGEMGDRAGAHRPVEIAITHRAAPSSSASLHAWARGPLYELLLHLGDLALFFAGGTLAVRRAEAWGGGRPERIAIKARGEGPLAPSVSIDLVLDAPTDGLVVEVRLEGGRRIGWTREPGRDEVRIADAFGERTRSAPSGGDLERLVAAFHASITSAATPPATAAEGARAVRFAGEILRALEASGAPFDRATEPKRVASFALRDRFG, from the coding sequence GTGACCCGCGCCTCCGCCGGATCGGTCGAGGCGAGCGTGCTCCTCGAGCCCGGCTGCAACCTCGCCTGCCCCGTCTGCGATTGCAGGCTCGCGCCGGCCGCGCGGAGCAAGAGCGACGGCCTGCCCCGCGAGCTCGGCCGCGGCGGGGGCGTCCTCGAGCTGCGCGGCGAGGCTTCGGCCCAGAAGGACCTCGCGCGGGCCGTCACGCGCGCGCGGGAGGGCGGCTGGTCCACCCTCCGCGTCCGCACCAACGGCATCGCCTTCGCCACCCCCGAGCGCGCCGCGGCCCTGCGCCGCCTCGGCGTCGACGGCGTCGTCTTCTTCCTCGCCAGCGACAAGCCCGCCATTCACGACGCCATCGCCCGCGTCCGCGGCGCCCACGCGGCGGGCCTGCGAGGTTTGTCCACGCTCGCTGCCGAGGGGCTCGACGTCACGCTCGAGATTCCCGTCCTCGACCCGTCCCTCCAGGACCTGCGCGCCACCCTCGCGCTCGCCCTGCGCTCCGCGCCCCGCGCCCGCTCCCTCCGCCTTTACAGCCCCGCCGCGCTGCGCCCCGTCGACGGCAAGGCCCCCCGCGAACTCGCCCCGCCGCGCTGGGATCGCGTCCGCCCGGCGCTGCTCGCCACGGTCGCCCTCGCCCGCGAGGCGGGCCTCGCCATGGCCCTCTCCGAGCGCGACGGCATTCCCCTCTGCGCCCTCGCCGAGGACGAAAGCTCGATCCCCGAGGCAATCTTCGCCGACCGCGGCAGCCGCCCGATCCCCCGCCGCGAGACCTCTTCGCTCGGCCCGGCCTGCGCCACTTGCTCGGCCGCCTCGGTCTGTCCTGGCACAACCCGACGCTACCTCGATACGCACGGCGACAGGGGCCTCGTGCCTTTCGCGCGCGCGCCGAGGGGCCTGCGCCGCGCGGGGGCTCGCTGGGACGAGGAGCGCAAGAGCGCCGCGCAGCGCGCATTCTTCGTCGTCCTGCGGCCCACGGTCCACTGCAACCAGGACTGCTGGTTCTGCAGCGCCAACGAGACCTCCCAGAACGTCGAGGCCGACCCGGGCCGCATGATGCGCCGCATCGCCCGCCTCGCGCGCACGGGCGCCCAGCAGGTCTCGTTCAGCGGCGGCGAGCCCACGCTCTCGCGTCATCTCGTCGACTACGTCGAGGTCGCGCGCCGCTCCGGCATCGAGCGCGTCGAGCTGGTCTCCAACGCCGTCCTGCTCGATCGCCCCGAGAAAGTCGAGGCCCTCGTCCGCGCCGGGCTCACGCATCTGTTCGTCTCGCTCCACGCCCACGACGAGGCGCTCTCCCGGCTCGAGACCCGCAAGGTCGGCGATCATGCCCGCACCGTCCGCGCGCTCCACCTCTTCGCGCGGCACGAGCACGTGCGCATCGACGTGAACCACGTCGTCTCCGCGCACAACTACCGATCGCTCGTTCGATTCGTCGAGTGGCTTCACGACGAGTTTGGCACGCGGATCGGCGTGTCGTTTGCCTGGGTCACCCCCCAGTACAGGGCGCTCGAGCACGTCGGCCGCCTCGTGCCCCGCTACACCGAGGCCATGCCTTTCTTGAAGCGCGCGATCGCGCGCGCCGTCGAGCTCGGCATCGACGTCGTCGTCGGCTCGCGTCAGGGCGTGCCCCCTTGCCAGCTCGACGAGCTGCTGCCCTGGAGCGACGTCCTTTCTGCGGTGAGCGGCGCCCTCGCCGAGGACAAACCGCAGAAGCAGAAGGACCCCGCCTGCGAGCGCTGCCGCCTCGATCTCGTCTGCACCGGCGTCTGGAAGCCTTATGCCGCGCTGCATGGAACGGCCGAGCTGCGCCCGCTCCCCGGCGACAAGATCTCGCCCGAGGAGGCCACCCGCCAGGCCGAGCGCGTGCGTTTCGAGATCGAGGGCGGTTATCCCGCCGCGCTGCGCTTCGGCGACGGCCGCATCCCGCGCAGCGCCGAGATCCCGCTGCCCGATCGTTCCAACCATCTCCGCTTGCCCGTCCTCCCTCCCGATGACGATCGCATCGTGCGAGACGGACGAACCACGGATCGCAGTGTGTCGCTGGGACGAACGATCCGCGTGGCCCTCGTCGGCAGCGGCCCGCGCGCGATGGCGCTCGCGCGCGCTGTCACGAGGTCCCCGGGGCTATCGCTCGCCGCGGTCGCCTCGCCGCACGCGCCCGACAAGGATCTGCCCGAGATCGGCCCGGACATCGCGCGGATCCGCGATCTCGATGCGTTGCCGGCGGACGTCGAAGCGCTCGTCATCGCCTCCTCGACGGCCACGCACGCCGAAGTCGCGCGCCAGGCGCTCGCGCGCGGGATGGTTTGTCTCGTCGAGAAGCCCCTCGCCTCGAGCTTGCCTGAGGCCGAGGCGCTCGCGGCCGAAGGCGGCGATCGGTTGATAGTCGCGCACCAGCTCCGCGCCGCCGGGGGTGTGGCCGAGATTGTGGGCGAGATGGGCGACCGCGCGGGCGCGCACAGGCCCGTCGAGATCGCGATCACCCACCGCGCGGCCCCCTCGTCCTCGGCGAGCTTGCACGCGTGGGCGCGCGGGCCGCTCTATGAGCTGCTGTTGCATCTCGGCGACCTCGCGCTCTTCTTTGCGGGCGGCACGCTCGCGGTCAGGCGGGCCGAGGCGTGGGGCGGCGGCCGGCCCGAGCGCATCGCCATCAAGGCGCGCGGCGAGGGCCCTTTGGCGCCTTCGGTCTCGATCGACCTCGTGCTCGACGCCCCGACCGACGGGCTCGTCGTCGAGGTTCGTCTCGAAGGCGGCCGCCGCATCGGATGGACGCGAGAGCCCGGTCGCGACGAGGTGCGCATCGCCGACGCATTCGGAGAACGCACGCGTTCTGCGCCCTCGGGAGGCGATCTGGAGAGGCTTGTCGCGGCCTTCCACGCCTCCATCACGAGCGCCGCGACTCCGCCCGCGACGGCCGCGGAGGGGGCGCGGGCGGTGAGGTTCGCCGGCGAAATCTTGCGCGCGCTCGAGGCTTCTGGCGCGCCGTTCGATCGAGCCACCGAGCCGAAGCGCGTTGCCTCCTTCGCACTTCGCGATCGGTTCGGCTGA
- a CDS encoding TlpA family protein disulfide reductase — protein sequence MDRSVRHRGIAMGALVFALLGCSNESASPTPRPEPPASPVAGRVEWIVAPDSGDVAQAVGQELARAKGDGRDLLVYVGATWCEPCQRFHQAVDKGELNGIFPRLRVLEFDLDRDRDRLAAAGYASQMIPLFVAPNDDGTASERRIEGSVKGEAAVMNIAGRLRRILSRPPESARP from the coding sequence ATGGATCGAAGCGTGCGCCATCGAGGGATCGCAATGGGCGCGCTCGTCTTCGCGCTCCTCGGCTGCTCGAACGAAAGCGCGAGCCCGACGCCCCGGCCCGAGCCTCCTGCCAGCCCGGTCGCGGGACGCGTCGAGTGGATCGTGGCGCCCGACAGCGGCGACGTCGCACAGGCGGTGGGGCAGGAGCTCGCGCGCGCAAAAGGAGACGGCCGCGATCTGCTCGTCTACGTGGGCGCGACCTGGTGCGAGCCCTGCCAGCGCTTCCATCAGGCCGTCGACAAGGGCGAGCTGAACGGCATCTTTCCCCGGCTCCGCGTGCTCGAGTTCGACCTCGACCGCGATCGCGATCGCCTCGCCGCGGCAGGCTACGCCTCGCAGATGATCCCGCTCTTCGTCGCGCCGAACGACGACGGGACCGCCTCCGAGCGCCGCATCGAGGGCTCGGTCAAGGGCGAGGCGGCCGTCATGAACATCGCGGGCCGCCTGCGGCGCATCCTGTCGCGGCCCCCCGAGAGCGCCCGTCCGTGA